The genomic segment ATGTTCCAAAAACAGATGCAGAGAAAGCCGTTAGCAAGGAAGATGACGCAGCCAAAAGTAACCCCTCCTCCGATGCGATTATTAAAACCATTTTAACGATTGAAAATGGTTCGAATTCGACAGTTGTCTCAGCAACCCTAGAGGAATTGGGTATTATCGAGAATGCAGCCATCTTCGAGTCATATCTTGAAGAATATAACTTAACAGGCAAAATACAGATTGGTGAACACCAAGTCGATTCTTCAATGAATTTCAAAACAATCGCCAAAGAAATTACGACAGTAAAAAAGTAGGAAAACCAAATGGTTTTCCTACTTTTTAATTGGACTCTACTTTAGGTGCTTGTATGATAGGTTGTTTAGCCGCTGTGGACGTTTCTTCTTTAGCTCTTTTTGCTTTCAATTTAAAATATTCATCCACAGCTTGTTCTGCAATTTGATTGTTTGCATATGTGTAGCCACGCGGAACTGTAGAGATATTAGGAATGACGACTGCATAAGCTATTTCTGGGTTTTCATAAGGCGCAAAACCGACATGTGATAGGTTGATTGTCGGTTTTCCAGAGCTAAATGCCTGCGCCGTCCCCGTTTTCCCGGCTCCATCATATTCTTTTCCAGCAAAGAAATTCGGGGCCGTCCCTTTAGCCCCGTAATACACGTAGTGCATTCCACGCTTCACTTGAGCAATTTCCGCATCAGTATTCTGGATCCTATTTAAGATGTTTACCTCTGTTTCTTGAATAAGGGGACCAAGAATTTTACCGTCTTCAGATGGTTCGCGAATTTCTTTTAACACTTTCGGAGCCACCCGATAACCACCATTTGCAATTGTTGAGACATATTGAGCAAGTTGTAGTGTTGTATAAGTATCGTACTGTCCAATGGATAAATCCAATAAAATACCGATTGAATTACTATCCCCAATCAGCCCGCCTGACTCGCCCGGTAAATCAATGCCGGTTTTTGTTCCAAGTCCGAAAGAAGCGAAAGATTGTCGGAACGTATCGAATGCATTTTTTCTAATAAGCGCCGAGTCTTCAGAGCTATTGTTAGAATTCGCCAAGGCCAATGCAATACGGAACATGTATACGTTCGAAGACCTACCGATTGCTTCAATATCAGTTACAGCAACCCTAGAGTTTTGATTAAACAGCGATCTTTTTGTAATACCACCGATTCTAATTGGTTCATCTATCTTCGTTTCGCCGATACGTACCACATTTTCCTGATACCCTGTAAGAAGCGTCGCCATCTTCACTGTTGATCCAGCCTCGTGAAGTGCAGTGAACGTACCAAATGCATAGTCCCATATTTCGAGCTTGCCTGTTTCTGGATTCGTAACAACCTGCTTGCCTACAAGTGATAGAACTTCACCGTTATTCGGATTCATCATGACTAAGAAAGCCCTGTCCAATTCTCCGGTATTTGGTTTTCTTTTTAATTCCAACAGTTTATCCGAAACTATATTTTCAAGTGTCTCTTGCAGTTCGCTATCAATCGTCAGAATAAGATCCTTGCCAGGTTCGCCTTGTCGGATTGTTTTCGTTTCGACGACACGGCCGCTACGATCTTTAATATTCTTCACAATTGTTTTTTGCCCTTTTAATAAATCTTCATAATATTGCTCAATATAACTTTTTCCAACACGGTCATTTCTTGAATAATCCCGTGCCAGGAAATACTTCTCACGAGATTTAGGAATACCTTCAATGGGACTCGTGGTTGTCCCTAGAATCGTATTGTCTGATTTCCTCACACGCTCCCAATCTGTCGTTGTATCCACGCCCGGTAACTCTCCTAGACGTTCAGATACAGTTGCGAATTCCTCGTCCGTCACATTCCCACTTTTAACGATTTGTGGGGAGTACGCATAGCCCGACATCATTTCTCTGTAAATCGCAAGTACTTCTAGCTCCTCTTCCGTAAAAGAATCAATTTCTTCGTCCGTAATTCGTTCTCGTGTAAGCCTATTAATCTCCTTCTGCAATTCCGTCCGTGAAAGTGTACTATCCTTTTCCAGCGCCTCTTGTTCCTTTATAGAAACCTTTTTCAACGCAGCCTCAGAATTCTTTAAAATCCAAAAATCTCTCTTATCCCCAATGGTAATCCTTTTCGTATCTTGTTCAATCAAGATCGCAAGTTGCTCAGCGACTTTTAGCATATCTGCTGAAGTCGTCGACGTCATTTTAGTATATGTAATGGCGTTTTTCGGATCATTATCAACAAGAACGCGTCCCATGCGGTCAAATATTTTCCCCCTTGGCACGCTTGTATTGATAGGGATTTCTTCCTTTTTTTCCAACTCGCGGGAATATTCTTCCCCTTTAACGATTTGTAAATAACCAAGGCGAAAAATGAGCAATGAAAATAGGACAAAGATTGAAAAGAATAGGAAGTTCATTCGGAATGCGATATGTTTTCGTTGGCGTATTTTAGCCTGATCCGCCTTACGCACCTGTTTTTTCATAATGTCCCCCCTCGTTAATCATTTTGAATTATAACACTCAAAACAACAAAAGCACACATCTTGACGAACAAGATGTGTGCTTGGTTCCTTCTAGATAAAGTTATAGATTTATTTACCGAAACGTTTTGCAACTTCGTCCCAATTAACAACATTCCAAAATGCTGAAATATAGTCAGGGCGACGGTTTTGATAGTTTAGATAGTAAGCATGCTCCCAAACGTCTAGTCCTAGAAGAGGCGTTTTGCCTTCCATGATTGGTGAATCTTGGTTTGGAGTTGACATAATTTCAAGCTCTCCGCCATTCAGTACGAGCCAAGCCCATCCTGATCCAAAACGAGTTGCACCCGCTTTTGCGAATTCTTCTTTAAATGCATCAAAGCTACCAAACTTGTTGTCGATTGCTTCAGCAAGTGCGCCTGATGGATTGCCGCCACCTTCTGCTGATAAAAGTTCCCAGAAAAGTGAATGGTTTGCGTGACCGCCACCGTTGTTACGGACAGCCGTACGTTTGCTTTCAGGTACTGCATCAAGGTTCGCAATAAGTTCTTCGATAGATTTGTTTAGAAGTTCTTCATTTCCTTCAAGAGCGTTATTCAAGTTCGTTACATATGCATTATGGTGTTTAGTGTGATGAATGTTCATCGTTTCTTTGTCGAAGTGTGGTTCAAGTGCATCATAAGCGTAAGGTAGTTCTGGTAATTTGTAAGTCATTTGTCCATTCCTCCTCAAGAGATTCATAAATATGCTACCTTTCAACATTATCAAAATTATGAATAACGTTCAAATAAAATGGACTATTTAGGAACGTTTCATTTGATAAAGAAAATAAAGACTGCAATCATCACAACCATGACAAGTCCTTTTGTCACAACCGAAGTGAGAAATCCAACTAGCGAACCAATGCCTGTCTTTACAGACTGCTTCACTCCGGACCGAGATACGACAAGTTCCGCAATGACCGCACCTAAAAATGGCCCAACTAAAATACCAGCAACCGGAATGACGAAAGGACCGATAAGAAGTCCAATTGTACTTCCCCACATCCCCGCCTTAGAGCCACCGAACTTTTTCACACCGACGAGATTCGATAGTGTGTCTGCACCGAACAGCAAGATAACGAATAATACCTGAATGATCCAAAACCAAATAGTCATCCCTTCAAATGTATCGATGAGTCCATATAGAAGGAAACCTCCTACAATGAAAAGAGCCGTTGGAATGATCGGATATACGAGTCCGGCAAAAGCAATAATAAACATGGCAATTGCAATAATCCAACCTATAACTTCCAAAAAACCATCCCCTTATTCGAACGATTATGCTCTGTTTCCAAGAATTGCTTCGGCTATATTTACGGCATGGTCACCGACCCGCTCTAAGTTAGAAACAATATCGACAAATACCATTCCAGATTGCGCTGTACAACGACCTTCATTAAGCCTCAAAATATGATTTTTTCTAAATTTCCGTTCCATCTTGTCAATGAGAACTTCTTTTTCAGCAACCGTTCTTGCCATTTCCATATCATTTTGATTGAGTGCGTCAACAGCTTTCTGAACGGTTTCAATCGTTAGCGTGAACATTTCCGTCAAATCATTCATCGCATCTTCCGTCAATTTTACGCGGTTAACATCACGATAGTCAATGAGTTCAATGATATTTTCGAAATGATCACCAATGCGTTCAATATCACGAACCGTATCCATAAGCATAAAGTGACGTGCAGATTCAACTGGCGAAATACTAACTGAAGTAATTTCAACAAGATAGTCCGTAATCTTGCGGTCCAAGTTATTAATGGCATCTTCAATTTGATAAGCAGTCTCTGCGTGTTTTTTATTACCCGTTTTCAAGTATTCGAAAGACTCCTGTAAACCACGGACACCGAATTCACCCATACGAATAATTTCTTCTTTCGCTTGTCCGATTGCAACTGCAGGTGATTGTTCTATAAAGTGCCTGTCCAAATGCTTCGGCTTGTATTCTATTAATACATCTTCACCTGGGATCATTTTTGTAACCAACCAAGCCCATGCTCCAATTAGAGGGAATTGGATGATTGTATTGGCAATGTTGAACGAACCGTGTGCAAATGCAATTTGCATTTTATTTTCAAGGGTCAATACCCCTGATATCCACTCGACATACGCAGTGAAGGGTATAAGAAGTAGCATGAATATGACCGTTCCGACAACATTAAATAATACGTGTGCTGCGGCAGCACGCTTTGCCGCTACCGATGCTCCGATTGAAGCAAGCACAGCTGTAATCGTTGTTCCAATATTATCTCCAAATAAAATTGGTAATGCTCCATTGATATCGACGAGATTTTCTGCATAAAGCCCTTGCAAAATACCAACTGTCGCACTGGAGCTTTGAACAATCAAAGTAAATACCGTTCCAACCACGACGCCGAGCATAGGCTGGTCACTCATCGATATCATTAGATCTGTAAACGTTTCTAATTCCCTAAGCGGCTTCATCCCACCACTCATTAATTCAAGTCCTAGAAACAGGCCACCAAATCCAAAAATAACTTCACCTATATTTCTAATTGAACTCTTTTTAATGAAAAAGATTAGGAACGCCCCAAACGCCATAATCGGAAGTGCATAGGCTCCTACATCTAATCCGATGATAAAAGCAGTAACAGTCGTTCCGATATTCGCTCCCATTATGACGCCAATCGCTTGACGAAGCGTCATGAAACCTGCGCTCACAAGTCCTACGGTAATAACAGTCGTCCCAGAACTCGATTGAATCAAGACTGTGACGATAATTCCGACAAGTACACCCATGAACGGATTCGTCGTGAATCGGTCAAGGATTGCGCGGAGCCTATCACCCGCCGCTTTTTGAAGGCCATCTCCCATATACTTTATAGCGAACAAGAAAATTCCGAGTCCACCAAGAAACTGAAACAGCATTTCCTGCCAGTTTACCTCCATTACGCAGTCAACCCCTCATTATGCTTTATGTATTGCATCTCATTATGAGGATAGTCACCCCAAATTGTAAATAGTAGTAGTCGAATCTTTACATTCCCTTTACAATTGATTTACGTAACGTCATCAATCTGTCGAAAATAGTAGCGCGCACAATTGCGTCGTAAAATGATAGACTGTTATTGATGGAGGGGGTTTTATAGTGAAGTTCCACCAACTAGTCAAAGCAGCAATCCATGAACCTAAAAAATTAGCAGCCTTTCGCCTATTACCTATCGGCAAAGTGTTTCGCTATGTTTTCATTTTCGTTGCGTTGTTCACATTGCTATCATTCACCCGTTATATAGCAGGAGATGCAGTCTTATTCGAATCATCGCCAGAACTGCTCGAACACGGAGAAACAATCGGTGGACTCATTTATCCAATTGCATTTCTTCTGCAGCTCGTTATCAGTACGACTTATATCTTCATCCGAATCAGTATTTTTGGTTACGTGGGAATCCTGTTGTTAAAACTGATGAAAAGACGAGGAGAATACCGTCATATGTGGAGAACTTCCGCTATCGCGATTACCATCCCTGTTCTTCTGACCATCGGATTTGATTTCTTTCCGGCAATGAAAAACGTTAGTACAGGTATTACATCCCTTGTCCACTTCGCTTATATTGCGGTGGCTGCTAAGTACTATCCCAAAATACCTCGATGAATACTTCCTCTTTTCGTGCATATAGTGGCGAAAGGGGGAATTTCCATGAGAATACTACTACTCGCAGCCTTATTATTCGTAACCGTTCATTTCATCCGACTCGATTTAATGGAAGGCACAATCCCGCTTGCTTCTTTTGTTCAAGAACAGCCTGCATGTGAAGAAGAACAAGTCAAGACGATACCTGTCACAACAGTTGATGGAGATACGATTGAATCACTATTCTCATTGTATCCCGATCCCGAATCTAGCTTCATTGATAGATTGGCTTCCTTCTATTCATTGAACCCACATCTTCAAAATCAACAGATTATTGGAGGCGAGAAAATCGTACTCCCACTTACCGTTATGCAAACGGAAAAATGCATAGAGTCTAATCGATAAGGGTTGTCCCTTGTCTTTTTGCTATGAAGATTGCTAAAATAGTTATAGTTATGAGGCTAATGCCGACTAAGGAGCGAAATAAATGAATGCTATGATAAACAGAAAAAACACACGTCCTGTACGAGTTGGTAACCTGACAATCGGCGGAAGTGATGAGCTTTTCATCCAAAGTATGACAACGACCAAGACACATGACGTCGAAGCAACAGTCGCAGAAATCATGCGTTTAGAAGATGCCGGATGCCAAATTGTCCGTGTTGCGTGTCCAGATGAGCGCGCGGCATATGCTATCGGTGAAATCAAAAAACGTATCAACATTCCTCTTGTCGTCGATATCCATTTCGACTATAAATTAGCGTTGATCGCTATTGAACAAGGGGCAGACAAAATTCGGATTAACCCTGGTAATATCGGAAGACAGGCAAAAGTCGAAGCTGTCGTCAATGCAGCTAAAGCAAAAGGTATTCCGATTCGAATTGGTGTCAACGCCGGTTCACTTGAGAAAAAAATTCTTGAAAAATATGGCTATCCAACTGCCGACGGAATGGTAGAGAGTGCTCTGCATCATATTAAAATATTGGAAGACCTTGATTTCCACGATATCATCGTGTCGTTAAAAGCTTCCGATGTAAATTTAGCGGTCGAAGCGTATCAAAAAGCTGCGGCAGCATTCGATTATCCCTTGCACCTCGGTATTACAGAGTCTGGGACGTTGTTTTCGGGGTCTATTAAGAGCTCTGCGGGTCTCGGCACCCTTCTATCAGCAGGCATCGGCAACACGATGCGTGTATCACTGAGTGCCGATCCTGTCCAAGAGGTTAAAGTGGCACGGGAGTTGCTAAAAATATTCGGTCTTTCCTCAAACGCCGCGACACTTATTTCATGCCCTACATGCGGACGAATTGAAATTGACCTTATTACGATCGCAAATGAAATTGAAGAATATATTTCGCATATTAAAGCTCCACTTAAAGTGGCAGTGCTTGGCTGTGCAGTCAACGGTCCCGGCGAAGCGCGTGAAGCGGATATTGGAATCGCGGGTGCACGTGGCGAAGGCCTTCTCTTCATGAAAGGAAAAACAGTCCGCAAAGTACCGGAAGCAACGATGGTTGAAGAGTTAAAAATCGAAATCGACAAGCTTGCGGAAGAGTATTTCGAAAAGAAAAGACAGGAAGAACTCCTCCTGCAAGGTGAGACAGCGGAATGAGAAACCTCCGCTTCGGCATCGACATTGATGGTACAGTGACATGCCCCACTTCTCTCTTGCCGCATATCAATGAACAGTTCGGATGTAATCTTGTCCTTGATGATATTAAAGAATATGACTTAACAAAAGCATTTACAGTAGATGAAAAAGCATTCTACGAGTGGTATAAAGGTGCGGAGGCACATATTTACAAAACGTCTCCCGCACAACAATATGCCAAAGACATTTTAACTAGCTTTCAAGCGCAGTTTGAACTGTATTACATTTCTGCCCGTGGCCATCATGTCTATGACTCCACGCTGGACTGGTTCAAACAACAGGAAATCCCGTACGATCATATCGAACTTGTCGGAAGTCATTATAAAATTGAGACCGCGAAAAAGTTCGGTGTTCATGCATTTTTTGAAGACAAGCATGACAACGCGGTTGAAATCCATGAAGAACTCGACATTCCTGTCATACTATTTGACACACCGTATAACAGGATGCCGATTCCTGAAGGCGTCATCCGAGTCTACGATTGGCAAGAAGCGAATAGTTGGATCAAGAAGTTATTTCCTATAGAAGAACCTTCATTTAATTAAAAAAACGGTGTGAAACTCTCATGATAGAGTTTCACACCGTTTTTTCGACTTAGAATTATGTTTAGCTTCAGCGCCCTAGACCCTCGAGTCGCTTCAAGCCTTGTAGAGACGCCACTACGTACCTGCAAGGTTGCTGGGTACGTAGTGGGGAGGGATTGAACTTCATCCCTCCTTGTCGCGACAGGACGTCACGGTTTTAAGACCGCTTCCTCTTAAGTGGCGCACTTATGCTGCGTTCCTTTTAGGCGCCTTCCGCTTTTCATTGTGTCTAGCTTCAGGCGCCAGCCGCTCTGGTCATAAGCAATCCAGCTATGTGGCAAAGATCGCCACGTCGCTGGATCGACTTATGCCTGTCGCATCTGGAAGGCGCCTTCCGCTTTTCATTGTTCCACACATAGCGGACATTTTCCGTAGATTTCGAATTTATGTCCTTCCACTTCATAGTCGGGTAAATTAACAGTAATCATTTCCATAGGGCAATGCGGGATGCTGCGCGTCTTACCACATGCAGTACAGATGAAATGATGATGGTGGATGCCTGGATCACATTGCATACGGAAATTTCGTTCCCCATTCAAATCGGTTTCTTCCAGAATACCGAGTTCAGAAAACGTCGTCAAGTTTCGATAAATTGTATCGAAACTTATTCCAGGGTTATCCTTCGCCATGAAATTCTTCACTTCAAGAGCCGTTAAATAGCGGTCTTTATGCGAAAAGAACTGTAAAATTGTATCTCTATTTTTCGTCCGTTTAAATTGATTTTCCTGAAGAATCCGCCATGCCTCATCGAGTGTCATACCAACTCCCCCTTCACTGTACGGGCATTACGTCCGCCTTGTATTTTCTTCCAAGCGAGTACCACTAACAAAATAACTATCGATGTGACGACAATCGTTCCCCCCGGAGCAATATCAAGATAATAGGCAGAAACAAGACCAATGATAACCGCTAACTCACCGAAAATAATGGAGTAGATCATCGCGCTCTTAAAACTTTTCGCAAGTTGGATAGCTGCCGCTACCGGAATCGTCATAAGTGATGATACAAGTAAAATACCGACAATCCGCATAGAAGCCCCAATAACAAGCGCTACAATGATCATGAACACCATCTGGATATAGCGTGAATTAATACCAGAAACCTTGGCATACTCCCCATCGAATGATAAGGCAAATAGTTCTTTATAAAGAAATCGGATATAAGTGATGACAATGATTGCAATGATGATAACAACGAAAAGATCCTGCCTGCTAACCGCTGACACTGAACCGAATAAATAGCCAATCAAATCAGAGCCATAGCCTTTCGATAATGAGATGAAAATAGCGCCAAGGCCAATACCTGCCGACAAAATAACCGGAATTGCAAGTTCTTCATAATGACGGTATGCCTCCCGCAACTTCTCAATCAGTAGTGACCCACCTACTGCAGATGCGATCCCAAGGTAAACTGGGTTCAGCGCAGCAAAGAAGAGCACTTGCTGGCTTAAATAAAGGCTTCCAGCGATTCCCGCAAGTGCAACATGACTGAGCGCATCCGCAATCAGGGAAAGACGTCTGACGACGATAAACAAGCCAAGTAAAGGAGCGATGACACCGATGATTAAACCGGAAAGAAATGCATTTTGCAAAAACTCATACGATAAAATATCATTAATCATCGTTCCACCTCATCCGTGTGCTGATGGACGCGGCGAACTGGGTGTCCATACCATCTAGAAACGTCATCATCTTCCATCTTTTTATAATCGGATTGTTTACCGTGAAAATGAATTGTTCGGTTCAAACAAGCCACATGGGTTGCGAGATCAGTAACAAGGTCAATTTCATGTGTCACAAGTAAAATCGCAATTCCGTGCTCACGATTTAATGTATTGAGCATAGAATAAAACGACGCGACATTTTGCTGATCAATACCAACTGTCGGTTCATCCATAATAAGAAGATCTGGTTTTCCTGCAAGCGCTCTTGCAATGAACACACGCTGCTGCTGGCCACCGGAGAGCTCGCCCATATTCCGTTGTGCGAAAGTGTCCATACCGACTATGCTAAGCGCTTCTAATGTTCGCTGCTCATCTTTTTTTGAAAAGCTTTTGAACATTCCTACTTTCCGAGTTAATCCGCTCCGCACAACTTCAAGAACGGTTGCTGGGAAACCAGAGTTAAAAGAATTGGATTTCTGTGAAACATAGCCAATCCGTTCCCGGTGCTTAAATGATTCTATTTCCGAACCGAAAAGCTTTACTGTTCCACTCGTTGGTTGTAAGAGACCGAGAATAATATTGATGAGTGTTGATTTACCAGAACCATTTGGCCCTATCAACGCCCAAAATTCACCCTCTCCTACCTCAAGAGAAATATGATCAAGGGCGATTGACTGTTCATAATTGAAACTGACATCGTCCAATTGAATAAGATTATTTGTCATTTTACTATCCTTTCTTTGAAACAGGAATCATTCCGATTCACTCGTCAAATTATAAACCATGACACGACCGGATACAACCATTTAAGAAAGAAGGGATTATTAGTGGATTATGCTCAACTACTGAATGAAGTCAAAATGAGAAGTGATGATGAAGTGAAAATCATTGCAAAGCAATATGGAATTGATTTTTCTAAGACAGAAATAAGGGCACTTCGACCATTGCTTGATGAAATTTCTTTCCATTGGCTTTTCACCGGTGTTCCTGAAACGTTTATCAATAAAATCCGTGGAGCTATTGGTGATAGAAAGACTGAAATCCTATTCAAGAAGTATTTAGACTCCACCAAGTGATAAATTAATTTAAAAGAAGAAAACCCGCCTGCGTATATATACTTTGCAGGCGGGTTTTCTATTTAAATTCTTAGCAGATCAATCTTATCTGGTTGAAACGATTTCGCCTTAAACATTTCTATCTCAAATTTATAAGGTGCCGATTTTTTCTTTGGATCCAGACCCACAAATGGTGTTTCAAGAATTTTAGGAATCGATTGGAATCCTTCATGATGGACAATATAAGAAAGTGGTTCAAAGCCGATATGGCCGAAACCTATATTTTCATGTCGGTCCTTCATTGCACCGCGCTCGTTCTTACTATCATTAACATGAATAACAGATATTCTGTCCATGCCCACAATTTTATCGAACTCGTTTAGCACTCCTTCAAAATCACCAACGATATCATAGCCCGCATCATGAACGTGACAAGTATCAAAACAAACCGATAAACGCTCGTTATGTGTGACTCCATCGATAATCGCGGCAATTTCATCAAAGTTACGACCGCATTCAGTCCCTTTCCCCGCCATCGTTTCGAGAGCTATGCGGACGGGATAGTCCTGGGAAAGCACTTCATTTAGTCCTTCGATAATTTTCGCGATCCCTAGGTCAACACCAGCACCAACATGCGCGCCTGGATGAAGAACAATCTGGTCAACGCCAAGTGCAGCTGTACGCTCGATTTCACTTTGAAGGAAGTCGACACCAAGTCTGAATGTCTCGGGCTTTAACGTATTAGCAATATTGATAATATACGGAGCATGGACGACGATATTTGACTGACCATTTTCCTCCATACTAAGATGGCCCGCTGCAATATTCAGTTCCTCAATCGGCTTCCTCCGTGTGTTCTGGGGTGCACCGGTATAAATCATGAATGTAGTTGCTCCGTAACTTGCAGCTTCCACGCTTGAGCCTAACAACATTTTGCTTCCGCTCATCGAAACATGGGAGCCAAGCAATAGTGGCTTATCATTTGTCATTTTTTACGTTTCAGTCTCCTTTCTCTCTTTTTGAAGCTCTCTACTTGCTGAGCCATTTTCTTTTTATAGCCTGGTTTCACTTTCGACGGCTTTGGTACGAATGAGATTGCTTTACGGTCAATATCATCTACTTCTTTTACTCGATTTCGTCTTGAATGACGCTCTTTTACTTCAACCCACTCACCATTTTTTACTTCTTCATGAACAAATGGAATACCTATCTTTTCAATTCTGACTACTTTATCGTCTTCAGAAGGTTCATACAGTGTAATTGCCGTTCCCTTAAGCCCAGCACGTGCAGTACGTCCCACGCGGTGAATGAAAAATTCAAGGTCATCAGGAAGTTCGAAGTTAATAACGTGACTGACACCAGGAATATCAATTCCGCGTGCCGCAAGGTCTGTCGCTACTATATATTGGAATTCTAGATCCCGGATTTGCTTCATCATTCGTGTCCGTTCACGCGGTGTTAAATCGCCGTGAATTCTTCCGACTTTAATGCCGCTTTCTGCAAGGTAAGTTGCGAGTCCTTCAGCGTTTTGTCTTGTATTCATAAAGATGATTGCCAAATAAGGATTGATCCCTTCCATTACTTGCAGTAACTTTTTCTTTTTACTCATACTGCGAACAGGTACTAGGGAGTAGTGCATCCCTTCCGTCAATGGTTTGCGTTCACCAATTTTCACATGAACAGGTGATTCCATGTATTTAGTTAGGAACGGTTTTAGCTTTTCCGGAATCGTTGCAGAAAATACGTACATTTCAAGTTTAGCAGGCATTTTTGCTGCGAACTTATCGATATCTTCAATAAAGCCCATGTCGAATGCAAGGTCCGCTTCATCTATAACCAAGATTTTTGCTGTATGAATTACAAGTGCCCCATTTTCGGACATATCATTAATTCGTCCTGGCGTTCCAACGATAATATGCGGATTCGATTTTAATTTCCCGATAGACCGCTGCTTGTCCGTACCACCTATGAGCAGCGAACTGCGCACCTCCGTTCCTTCTGTCATCTTCGCAAGTTCATTGTACAGTTGCGTCGCCAACTCTCTTGTCGGGGCCGTGATAACTGCTTGCAGTTCATCGACAGTTGCATCTGTCCGTTGTAATATCGGTATAAGGAAACTGTGGGATTTCCCCGTTCCTGTATGTGCTTGTCCGATTGCATT from the Sporosarcina psychrophila genome contains:
- a CDS encoding DUF456 domain-containing protein, yielding MEVIGWIIAIAMFIIAFAGLVYPIIPTALFIVGGFLLYGLIDTFEGMTIWFWIIQVLFVILLFGADTLSNLVGVKKFGGSKAGMWGSTIGLLIGPFVIPVAGILVGPFLGAVIAELVVSRSGVKQSVKTGIGSLVGFLTSVVTKGLVMVVMIAVFIFFIK
- a CDS encoding superoxide dismutase, which gives rise to MTYKLPELPYAYDALEPHFDKETMNIHHTKHHNAYVTNLNNALEGNEELLNKSIEELIANLDAVPESKRTAVRNNGGGHANHSLFWELLSAEGGGNPSGALAEAIDNKFGSFDAFKEEFAKAGATRFGSGWAWLVLNGGELEIMSTPNQDSPIMEGKTPLLGLDVWEHAYYLNYQNRRPDYISAFWNVVNWDEVAKRFGK
- a CDS encoding DUF1189 family protein; the protein is MKFHQLVKAAIHEPKKLAAFRLLPIGKVFRYVFIFVALFTLLSFTRYIAGDAVLFESSPELLEHGETIGGLIYPIAFLLQLVISTTYIFIRISIFGYVGILLLKLMKRRGEYRHMWRTSAIAITIPVLLTIGFDFFPAMKNVSTGITSLVHFAYIAVAAKYYPKIPR
- a CDS encoding Na/Pi cotransporter family protein; its protein translation is MEVNWQEMLFQFLGGLGIFLFAIKYMGDGLQKAAGDRLRAILDRFTTNPFMGVLVGIIVTVLIQSSSGTTVITVGLVSAGFMTLRQAIGVIMGANIGTTVTAFIIGLDVGAYALPIMAFGAFLIFFIKKSSIRNIGEVIFGFGGLFLGLELMSGGMKPLRELETFTDLMISMSDQPMLGVVVGTVFTLIVQSSSATVGILQGLYAENLVDINGALPILFGDNIGTTITAVLASIGASVAAKRAAAAHVLFNVVGTVIFMLLLIPFTAYVEWISGVLTLENKMQIAFAHGSFNIANTIIQFPLIGAWAWLVTKMIPGEDVLIEYKPKHLDRHFIEQSPAVAIGQAKEEIIRMGEFGVRGLQESFEYLKTGNKKHAETAYQIEDAINNLDRKITDYLVEITSVSISPVESARHFMLMDTVRDIERIGDHFENIIELIDYRDVNRVKLTEDAMNDLTEMFTLTIETVQKAVDALNQNDMEMARTVAEKEVLIDKMERKFRKNHILRLNEGRCTAQSGMVFVDIVSNLERVGDHAVNIAEAILGNRA
- a CDS encoding 5' nucleotidase, NT5C type; amino-acid sequence: MRNLRFGIDIDGTVTCPTSLLPHINEQFGCNLVLDDIKEYDLTKAFTVDEKAFYEWYKGAEAHIYKTSPAQQYAKDILTSFQAQFELYYISARGHHVYDSTLDWFKQQEIPYDHIELVGSHYKIETAKKFGVHAFFEDKHDNAVEIHEELDIPVILFDTPYNRMPIPEGVIRVYDWQEANSWIKKLFPIEEPSFN
- a CDS encoding peptidoglycan D,D-transpeptidase FtsI family protein; protein product: MKKQVRKADQAKIRQRKHIAFRMNFLFFSIFVLFSLLIFRLGYLQIVKGEEYSRELEKKEEIPINTSVPRGKIFDRMGRVLVDNDPKNAITYTKMTSTTSADMLKVAEQLAILIEQDTKRITIGDKRDFWILKNSEAALKKVSIKEQEALEKDSTLSRTELQKEINRLTRERITDEEIDSFTEEELEVLAIYREMMSGYAYSPQIVKSGNVTDEEFATVSERLGELPGVDTTTDWERVRKSDNTILGTTTSPIEGIPKSREKYFLARDYSRNDRVGKSYIEQYYEDLLKGQKTIVKNIKDRSGRVVETKTIRQGEPGKDLILTIDSELQETLENIVSDKLLELKRKPNTGELDRAFLVMMNPNNGEVLSLVGKQVVTNPETGKLEIWDYAFGTFTALHEAGSTVKMATLLTGYQENVVRIGETKIDEPIRIGGITKRSLFNQNSRVAVTDIEAIGRSSNVYMFRIALALANSNNSSEDSALIRKNAFDTFRQSFASFGLGTKTGIDLPGESGGLIGDSNSIGILLDLSIGQYDTYTTLQLAQYVSTIANGGYRVAPKVLKEIREPSEDGKILGPLIQETEVNILNRIQNTDAEIAQVKRGMHYVYYGAKGTAPNFFAGKEYDGAGKTGTAQAFSSGKPTINLSHVGFAPYENPEIAYAVVIPNISTVPRGYTYANNQIAEQAVDEYFKLKAKRAKEETSTAAKQPIIQAPKVESN
- the ispG gene encoding flavodoxin-dependent (E)-4-hydroxy-3-methylbut-2-enyl-diphosphate synthase, with the protein product MNAMINRKNTRPVRVGNLTIGGSDELFIQSMTTTKTHDVEATVAEIMRLEDAGCQIVRVACPDERAAYAIGEIKKRINIPLVVDIHFDYKLALIAIEQGADKIRINPGNIGRQAKVEAVVNAAKAKGIPIRIGVNAGSLEKKILEKYGYPTADGMVESALHHIKILEDLDFHDIIVSLKASDVNLAVEAYQKAAAAFDYPLHLGITESGTLFSGSIKSSAGLGTLLSAGIGNTMRVSLSADPVQEVKVARELLKIFGLSSNAATLISCPTCGRIEIDLITIANEIEEYISHIKAPLKVAVLGCAVNGPGEAREADIGIAGARGEGLLFMKGKTVRKVPEATMVEELKIEIDKLAEEYFEKKRQEELLLQGETAE